In the genome of Synechococcus sp. UW179A, the window AACTCAGCTCTGACCCACCAGCTTCTGACGGAGCTTCTTGATCCGGTCGCGAAGATTCGCAGCCTCCTCAAAGTCAAGCTTCTTAGCCGCGTCCTTCATCTTGACCTCGAGCTGATCGATCAACTCGGGCAAGGCATCGAGAGCCATGCCATCGGAGTCATTTTCCAAGGCCTGAACAGCCTTTCCGGCCACCTGCACCAGGTCAGCATCGGGGCCATCGGTCTTGAGTTTGCGGGAGAGCTCCAGAAACGACAGGATCGAATTGCTGGCCTTTTTACCGGCTGCCGTCGGCACAATTCCATGCTTTTCATTGTGGAGCTGTTGAATCTTGCGCCGCCGTTCGGTCTCCTCGATCGCCTTGGCCATCGAATCCGTCATGTTGTCGGCATACAGCAGCGCAACCCCCTCCACATGCCGTGCAGCCCGGCCAATCGTCTGAATCAGTGAACGCTGGGCTCGCAGGAAGCCCTCCTTGTCAGCATCGAGGATTGCCACAAGGCTGACTTCGGGCAGATCGAGGCCTTCACGCAGCAGATTCACACCCACCAGCACGTCGTACTCACCCAGGCGCAGGTCCTGAATGATCTCGATCCGTTCAATCGAATGGATCTCGGAGTGCAAATAGCGCACCCGAACCTTGTTCTCGGCCAGATAGTCCGTGAGGTCTTCCGCCATGCGCTTGGTGAGCGTTGTCACTAACACGCGCTGCTGCTTCTTGGCCCGAGTGCGGATCTCTCCCAGCAAGTCGTCGATCTGACCCGTTGTCGGCCTCACCTCCACAACAGGGTCCAGCACTCCCGTGGGACGGATGACCTGCTCGGCCACCTGACCATCGCTCACCTTCACCTCCCAGTCACCGGGCGTGGCACTCACAAATACGGTCTGTCGTGCCTTGGTCCAAAACTCTTCGCCTTTCAGCGGCCGGTTGTCGGCTGCACTTGGCAGACGGAAGCCGTGATCAATCAACACCTTCTTGCGAGCCTGGTCGCCGTTGTACATGGCCTGAAGTTGTGAACAGGTCACATGGCTTTCATCAACAATCAGCAGCCAGTCTTCGGGGAAGTAATCGATCAGGCATTCCGGCGCGGAACCCGGTTCACGTCCGGCCAGATGACGGGCGTAGTTTTCAACTCCGTTGCAGTAGCCCACCTGCTGCAACATTTCCAGGTCATAGGTGGTGCGTTGCTCCAGTCGCTGGGCTTCCAGCAACTTGCCTTCGGTTTGCAGGAATTCCAACCGATCTTTGAGCTCATGGCGGATATCCTTCACCGCCGAATCCAAACGATCCTTCGGGGTCACAAAGTGTTTTGCCGGATAGATGTTGATGGTTTCAAGGCTCTGCAGGATTTCGCCGGTTGTGGGGTCGACATAGCGGATCGCTTCCACCTCATCACCGAACAGCTCCACCCTCACTAAACGGTCTTCATAAGCAGGCCCGATTTCCAGTACATCGCCTTTCACGCGAAAGCGGCCGCGGGTGATGTCCATGTCATTGCGGCTGTACTGGTTATTCACCAGTTCGCGCAAGGAGCCCCGTAGATCAAGAGACTCACCCACCCGAAACTGCACCGATGCCTTCAGGTATTCGCTGGGAATTCCCAAGCCGTAGATGCAACTGATTGAAGCCACGACAATCACATCACGTCGTTCAAATAAAGATCGCGTCGCCGAGTGACGCAGCATGTCGATCTCTTCATTGATTGAAGCGGTTTTGGCGATATAGGTATCACTGACCGGCACATACGCTTCCGGCTGGTAATAGTCGTAATAGGAGATGAAGTACTCCACAGCATTGTTAGGAAAGAATTCCCTCAGCTCATTGCAAAGCTGTGCCGCGAGGGTCTTGTTGTGAGCCAACACCAAGGCAGGACGACCCGTCTGAGCGATGACATTGGCCATCGTGAACGTTTTGCCCGTACCGGTTGCACCCAGAAGAGTCTGATAACGGCGTCCACCATTCACACCCTCCACCAATTGAGTGATTGCCGTCGGCTGATCACCTTTGGGGGTGTAGGGCGCAGTCAGGTCGTAGGCAGGCATGGTCCTCGCGCTGTAAGCCCTGAATGGGGCGTCCACGTTACGGGCCCCATTAGCGCGCGCGTGTCCGCAGCAATCAGACCCGGCTGGTGACCTCGCGACCTAAGGCTTCACGCAGACCGCGCACCACAGCGACCATGGCCAACTCATCATCGAGGCGATTCACCGCCGAGCCAACGCCCACACCCGCTGCACCAGCTGCGATCGCCATCGGCACTGTGACAGCTGAAAGACCCGATGCACAAAGCACTGGTACCGTCACACCAGCATTTTGCAGAGCAGCGCTGATGCTGTGAGCTGCGGCCAGCGTGGGAGCTGCCTTCTCAATCAGACCAAGGTTGCCAGCACTGAAGGGTTTGGCACTGGTGCCACCCTCGGTCTGGATCAAATCGGCACCGGCCGCCACCAGATCCACGGCCAGCTGTTCCTGCTGATCCATTGGCAACACATGGGCAACGGTGACGCTCAGCACCACCTCAGGCAGCAAGCTGCGAGTACGGCGTGTGAGTTCCAGCACCTCATCAGCTCCGAAGATGCGCCCCTGGGGGTAGAAGGAATCGAAATTACCGATCTCCACCATCGTTGCTCCTGCAGCTACAGCAGCGGGAAACTGCTCGGGCTCAACAGACGAGACGCAGACCGGAAGGCCAGCGGATGCCTCAACCGCCAGCTTCACCAGTTCGGCATCACAGGCCACATCGATTAGATCGGCCCCACCCAGTCCAGCTGCGCGCGACACGCGGGCGACAGAGTCCGCGTTGAAGTTCATCAGACCGGCGATCACCTTCAGCGCGGAACGCTGTTCAAGGCTGCGGCGTAGGGCAGCTGGCAGCAGAGAAAGGCGGGACATCAAGCAGACATCAGATGAATGCATTCTCCCACCGCACGAACGGGCAGGATCGAAGCCACACTCACCCAAAGCGATGAAAGCCGGCGAGCCTTGGCTGAACTGGCACGACAGACTGCACCGCCAACTTCTACAGAATCCCCAGCTGCTGCCCAAAGGGACAACTCTGTTGCTGGCGGTTTCCGGCGGTCAGGACTCGATGGCTCTGCTGGGGCTGCTGAGGGATTTGTCCAATCGACATCAATGGACTCTGCAGCTTTGGCATGGAGACCACGGCTGGCATCCAGGATCCGCACGCATTGCCAGCGATTTGGCCAGCTGGTGCCAAACGCAACAGCTGCCACTGCTGATCAGCACCAGCAGCTTCGGCACCACCGGCAGCGAAGCTAAAGCCCGTGCATGGCGTTACACCGAGCTGCATCAGGCCTGTGAGCAACTCAACCTCAACAGCCCTGCCAACCCTTGCCGCACGGTCGTGACCGCGCACACCGCCAGTGACCGCGCTGAATCACTGCTTTTGCAACTCAGCCGGGGAACAGATCTGGCCGGGCTGGGCAACCTGCGTTGGCAGCGGACCCTCAATGCCACGGCAACGAATGAGATTCGCCTGGTGCGTCCACTGCTGCACTTCAGCCGTGACGACACGGCCGCCATCTGCCAGGACCTGCAACTGCCAATCTGGACAGACCCGAGCAACGATGATCCACGCTTCGATCGCAACCGCATCCGTCAGGAGGTCCTACCGGTGCTGGAGGCCCTACACCCTGGCTGCAGCAGGCGGATGGCTGAACTGAGCGAGCGAGTGTCCCAGCTGCAGGACACCCAGAGCGCACTGGTGACGCTGAGTCTGGACAACCTGAAACGACAGGACGGCGCCTTGAAACGAGCGCCACTGCAACAACTCCCCGGTTCAGCAAGACGACTGCTCTTGCATGGATGGCTGCAGGCCCAAGGCATGCCAGCACTCTCGGCCCGACAGCTTGAAGAACTGAGCACTGCCATCGGCCCAAGCCAACCGCCTGGTGAGCGTCATCTGACAGGTGGGAAGCGACTCCACTGGTGCCGGGACTGGGTACAACTGGAAGACAGGAACTGAACTCACTTGGACGGCGACTTTCAGAGCAACTATCTCGCCGCTGAACAGGCCTACGGCACTGGTGACTTTGAGACTGCGCAATCCATCACTGTTGAACTGCTCAATCAGCTGGAGCCGATACCGGAAAAGGGCGCTGAACAGGACGCGGTTCTGGCTTGGCGAGCCTTCGTGGCTCTATTAGCGGGCCACATCGACCTCTATGGCTTTCAAGCCCCTGATCAAGCTGAGGCGCATTACAAGCTGGTGTTAGCCAGTAACCCGCAAGACACACTGCGGGAACTGGCGGAGCAGGGCCTGGAACGGATCAGGAGCGATCGTGAGTCGGTGACCAGATCAACGCAGGCGACTGATCCCGCTGAGGATCGATTCACGGAGTCTCTGACGACCAAGGGCTCCCTTGCCTTAGTGGCTGACCCCTTTATTAACGGAGCATCCCCCGCAGTGGACTCTGTGCAGTCAAGCGTCGTCACAACCGCGATGCCCTGGCTGAACAACAACGAACAATCAGACGATGGTGATGACCACACGCTCTCCATCGCCATCAACGCCGTAGCTGAACCTGAGCCCGAAACTGAACCTCAGCCCATCAATGAAGGAGAACCTGAACCTGAGACAACATCAGTGATCACCAAGCTCAACGACGAACAATCAGACGGCGATCACGACCAAACGCTCTCCATCGACATCAACGCTGTAGCTGAGCCTGAATCCGACTGTCAGCCGATCAGTGAAAAGGAACCTGAGCCTGGATCCGAACCTGAACCCAGCGCTGAGCTCTCCGATGGAGCAACGATTGAAGCCGTGACCATCGCAACCAAGGCCTTAGCCGATACCGAGACCAACGAGGCAATCAAGCAACGGCTGGAAGCGGGCAGTTTGCTGGTGAAGCTCCCGGATACAGCGTTGGAGCCCCCCAAGCAGAGCTCGGAGGGCGACCAAGTCCAAAGCCGATGGTCGTGGCTACAAAAAGCCCTACGCCGCAGCTGAGCGGCGACGACGGGTGCGGCCAGCTGGCATGTCTTGATCGACTGCTGGCGCTGCAGAGGCGGGTGCAGCGGGCGCAGGCTCCTTGGCGGGTGCGGGGGCTTTCGAAGCTGCAGCCACAGGTTGCTTCACTACAGCCGACTTGGCCTCAACAGCAGCTGAACGAGCTGTCGTGATCACCCGCGCTGGAGTTCCTTCGCGGTTGCGGTCTCGACCACCACCACCATGCCGACCAGCTCCATGACCACCGCCGTGGCGACCACCACGTCCACGGGGCGCTGGACGATCGTCGGGCTCGGAGTCCGCACGACCCTTGTACACAGGTGTGCCTGCCGGTGCCGGCTGCACCAGACAGAGAATCAAAGGCTCCACCTGAAGTTCACGGCGCATGCGGCGGCTGAGGCCGACCTCTACCTCCCGCTGTACACCCATCCAGTCGACGTCCGGGGCCTTGCCACCGGTGTTTCGGGTGAGCTGCTTCCAGCGATTCTCAAGCACCCACTTGATTTCACGTTCCGTCCACAGCGACATCTTGCGGGCATCGGCAGTGGTAACAACACCGCGAAGATTCACGCGAGGCGGGGCAACCATGGCCCCGTCGGTGCTAATCGCAGCAAGGATCGTAACGATGCCATCTTCTGCCAGTTGCTGACGTTCCTTCAGAACGCGGGCATCGACAATGCCATTACGCGACTGATCGAGCAGCTCAATACCAGCCTTCACCGGGTCCGACTTGGTGATTGAGTCTGCGGTGAGCTCAACAACATCGCCGTTATCAATGATCAACGTGTTGTTCTCAGGAACGCCCATGGAATGACCGGTTCTGGCATGGCGCACCAGCATGCGGTGCTCACCGTGCACGGGCACGAAAAATTTTGGACGGGTGAGCGCCAGCATCAGTTTCTGGTCCTCCTGGAAGCCATGGCCAGAAACATGAATGCCTTCGCCTTTGCCGTAGACCACCTTGGCTCCGAGCATCATCAGCCGGTCGATCGTGTTCACCACGGAAATGGTGTTTCCAGGAATCGGACTCGCCGAAAAGATGATCGTGTCGGAGCTCTTGACTCTCACTTGCGGGTGTTCACCACGGGAGATACGGCTCAGAGCTGCCAGAGGCTCACCCTGACTGCCGGTCATCAGCAGCAGGGTTTCGCGATCGGAAACATTGTTGATCTGCTTGATCGGCACAAAAAGTTCATCAGGGGCACGCATGTAACCCAGTTCACGGGCCTTGGCGATCACGTTGAGCATGGAGCGACCCAACAGGCCAACCTTGCGGCCGTTCTTGAGGGCGAGCTCAAGGATCATCGATACACGATGGATTGAACTGGCAAAGGTGGTGACGATCACTCGCCCATCGGCCTCGGCGATGTGACGGTCAAGGTTGGAGAACACGGACCGCTCGGGAGGACAGAAACCCGGCACCTCGGCATTGGTGGAATCGCTGAACAAACAGAGCACTCCCTTATCGCCATGGTGAGCCAGACGCGCCAGATCGAAGTGTTCACCGTCAACAGGGGTGTGATCGAACTTGAAGTCACCCGTGAAAATGATGGTTCCCACCGGTGTGGAGATGGCTAACGAAAAGCTGTCGGCCATCGAGTGGGTGTTACGGATGAACTCCACTGAGAAGTGCTGACCCACCTTCACCACGTCGCGAGGTCCGACGGTCTGCAAGGTGGTGCGATCAGCGACGCCCGCCTCATCCATCTTTCCGGTGAGCATCGAGAGAGCCAGTCGCGGCCCGTAGATCACCGGGATGTTGAAGTGCTTGAGATGGTGAGCAATGCCACCGATGTGATCCTCATGACCATGAGTGACGATCATGCCGCGGATGCGCTTCTGGTTCTCGCGCAGAAAGCTGGTATCAGGCAGAACCACGTTCACGCCGTGCATGCCATCGCTGGGGAAGGCGAGGCCGGCGTCAACCAGCATCAGGTCATCGCCGTATTCGAAAACACAGGTGTTCTTACCAATTTCATGCAGTCCTCCAAGAGGGATCACTCTCAGGGTTGGTTGCTTGGTCTGGGCAGTTGTGACAGTCATGGGATCGCTTGCGTATGGAGAAAATCAATCAGGAAGGCGCACGTCAGCGCTGGTCAACAGCCTTGGCGTCAGGTCTGACGCAGGGCATCAAGGGCTTCGGAGAGGGCAGCGCGCATAACAGGCTCCAGCGGAACGAGGGGAAGTCGGGGAGCACCCACCGGCCAACCATCTAGCTGGAGAGCGGCTTTGACCGGAATGGGATTGGTGGTGGCGAAAAGGGCTTTGAACAAGGGCAGTAACTGCTCGTGATGTAGAAGAGCGACTGCGTTCTGGCCAGCCATATAGGCCTCGATCATGTTGCGCAGTCGACGCCCCACCAGATGGCTGGCCACACTCACGACGCCCACAGCTCCCACCGACAGCATCGGCAGTGTGAGGGCATCATCACCGCTGTAGATCGCCAGGCGATGACCACAGGCCTGTCGTAACTGGGACACTTCTTCCGTGGTTCCACTAGCAGCCTTGAAGCTCACTACATTGGCGCAATTCATCAGCCTGGCAACTGAGTTCGGTTGCATACTGCAACCTGTCCTGCCAGGAATGTTGTAGAGCATCAGCGGCAGGTCAGAAGCAGCCTCCGCGATGGCACGGAAATGAGCCTCCATCCCGTCCTGAGGGGGTTTGTTGTAGTAGGGAACCACCACTAGAGCACCATTGGCACCAGCTGCCGCAGCCTCGCGGGTGGCCTCAACCGCCTCCCGGGTGCAATTACTGCCGGTTCCTGCCAACACATGCACACCAGGACCAACGGCCTGCCGCACGGCCTCGAACATCTTCAGTTGCTCACTCCAGCTGAGCGTGGGGGACTCACCGGTAGTTCCACACACCACAAGACCTTCCGATCCCTCATCCACCAGGTAACGGGCCAGACGACCTGCAAGCGCCAGATCCACCCCGCCTTCTGCATCGAAAGGGGTGACCATGGCCGTCAGCAAACGACCGAAAGGAGTTGGAGAGAGTTCTGCAGCGGTGCTCATAACGTTCAGGCGGCGGGCAACAGCAGTTCGGCGATCTGGATGGCGTTGAGCGCCGCACCTTTACGGATCTGATCTCCGCACAACCAGAATTCGAGCGCTTTCTCTTCACTGATGTCCTGTCGGATCCTCCCCACAACAACGGGATCACGGCCAGTCACGTCCGTGGGCATGGGAAAACGATTGCTGGCAGGGTCTTCAAGCAGTTCCACACCCGGCGCAGCAGCGAGCAACTCCCTGGCTTCCGTCACGGAAAAGGGCTCAGTGAATTCCACATTGACCGCCTCTGAATGGGCACGAAGGACAGGCACTCGCACACAGGTTGCGGTGAAGCGAAGCTTCGGCAAACCCATGATCTTGCGAGTTTCATGGACCATCTTCATTTCCTCTTCGCAGTAACTGTTGGACTGCAGCGGTGAGTTGTGCAGAAAGAGATTGAAGGCCAATGAGTGGGGAAGCACCTCACTTTTGGGGGTGCCGCCATCGAGCACCACACGGGAGAGATCCTTCAGTTCCTCCATGGCCCTGGCCCCGGCGCCACTGGCTGACTGATAGGTGCTCACGACCACCCTGTGCATCGGACGCTTGGCAGCAAGAGGGGCCAAAGCCAGCGTGAGGATGATCGTGGTGCAGTTGGGGTTGGCGATCACCCCCTTGTGCTCAGCAGCAGCCTCCGGATTCACCTCAGGAACCACCAGGGGAACTCCTTCCTCCATGCGGAAGGCACTGGAGTTATCCACCATCACGGCACCGGCGGAAACAATCGCTTCGCGCCATTGGCGCGACACCGAGCCGCCAGCGGATGCCAGCACCAGATCAACCTCCTTAAATGAGGACTCAGAGACTTCCTGAACCGTGATCGTCTGTCCGTTCCATCGACAGACTTGCCCTGCTGAACGGGCAGAGGCCAGTAAACGCAGCTCAGCTACTGGGAAATTGCGTTCCTGAAGCAGCTGGAGCAACTCCTGCCCCACCGCACCACTGGCACCGAGGACGGCCACCGTCAGAGGTCGATTCGGTAACTGGTTAACAGGGGTCAAATGGACGGAGACTCAATAAAGACGGGCAGGTGGTGCATCCACCAGCTGCAACGACCCTGAACACTTGAAGACAGGGTGTGGCTTTTCCTACAAAGCAGCTTACGCGGAGGTGATGGTCAGGCACTTAATTAATGTGTTGGGCTGCTTGTACCTGCGACCCAGCCGATGAGTGCCGCCAGCCTGAAGGTTTCCACCTCCTCCCGTCCCGGTAGCCGACTGGCAGTGGAGGTCGCTATTCCTGCAGAACGCTGTGAGGCCAGTTATGAGGAAGCAATCAAACGGCTGAGCCGCAGTGTCAATCTGCCGGGCTTCCGCAAGGGCAAAGTGCCCCGCACCGTTCTGGTGCAGCAGCTGGGTGCTCTGCGGATCCGCGCCACAGCACTGGAAACACTGGTTGACAGCGTTTGGCGCGATGCCCTCGAACAGGAAACGATTGAGGCTCTCGGCCAGCCCGAACTGAGCGGCGGCTTCGATGAACTGCTGGAGAGCTTCAAGCCGGGAGAAGGCCTCACGCTGACCTTGGAAACCGACGTGGCCCCAACACCAAAACTGAAGAGCACGAAGGGATTGAAGGCCGAAGCCGAGGGCGTTAGCTACGACCCGGCACGCGTGGAGGAGATGCTCGAGGACTCACGCCGACAACTAGCCACCGTGGTTCCCGTTGAAGGACGCAAGGCGGAGAAGGGAGATATTGCTGTTGTGGGTTTTAAGGGCATCTTTAGCGATGACGGCAGTGAGATCGAGGGCGGCAGTGCCGATTCCATGGATGTTGATCTCGAGCATGGCCGCATGATCCCCGGCTTCATTGAGGGCGTGGTGGGCATGGCGGTCGGAGACAGCAAGACCGTGGACTGCACATTTCCCGAGGACTATCCCAAGGAGGATGCACGTGGACGCAAGGCCAGCTTTGATATCGAGCTGAAAGACCTCAAGACTCGCGAGCTGCCTGAACTGAACGATGAGTTCGCGAAGCAAGCCAGCGAACAGGAATCCTTGGCTGATCTGCGCAGCGACCTTGA includes:
- the uvrB gene encoding excinuclease ABC subunit UvrB: MPAYDLTAPYTPKGDQPTAITQLVEGVNGGRRYQTLLGATGTGKTFTMANVIAQTGRPALVLAHNKTLAAQLCNELREFFPNNAVEYFISYYDYYQPEAYVPVSDTYIAKTASINEEIDMLRHSATRSLFERRDVIVVASISCIYGLGIPSEYLKASVQFRVGESLDLRGSLRELVNNQYSRNDMDITRGRFRVKGDVLEIGPAYEDRLVRVELFGDEVEAIRYVDPTTGEILQSLETINIYPAKHFVTPKDRLDSAVKDIRHELKDRLEFLQTEGKLLEAQRLEQRTTYDLEMLQQVGYCNGVENYARHLAGREPGSAPECLIDYFPEDWLLIVDESHVTCSQLQAMYNGDQARKKVLIDHGFRLPSAADNRPLKGEEFWTKARQTVFVSATPGDWEVKVSDGQVAEQVIRPTGVLDPVVEVRPTTGQIDDLLGEIRTRAKKQQRVLVTTLTKRMAEDLTDYLAENKVRVRYLHSEIHSIERIEIIQDLRLGEYDVLVGVNLLREGLDLPEVSLVAILDADKEGFLRAQRSLIQTIGRAARHVEGVALLYADNMTDSMAKAIEETERRRKIQQLHNEKHGIVPTAAGKKASNSILSFLELSRKLKTDGPDADLVQVAGKAVQALENDSDGMALDALPELIDQLEVKMKDAAKKLDFEEAANLRDRIKKLRQKLVGQS
- a CDS encoding DUF561 domain-containing protein; the protein is MSRLSLLPAALRRSLEQRSALKVIAGLMNFNADSVARVSRAAGLGGADLIDVACDAELVKLAVEASAGLPVCVSSVEPEQFPAAVAAGATMVEIGNFDSFYPQGRIFGADEVLELTRRTRSLLPEVVLSVTVAHVLPMDQQEQLAVDLVAAGADLIQTEGGTSAKPFSAGNLGLIEKAAPTLAAAHSISAALQNAGVTVPVLCASGLSAVTVPMAIAAGAAGVGVGSAVNRLDDELAMVAVVRGLREALGREVTSRV
- the tilS gene encoding tRNA lysidine(34) synthetase TilS; translation: MKAGEPWLNWHDRLHRQLLQNPQLLPKGTTLLLAVSGGQDSMALLGLLRDLSNRHQWTLQLWHGDHGWHPGSARIASDLASWCQTQQLPLLISTSSFGTTGSEAKARAWRYTELHQACEQLNLNSPANPCRTVVTAHTASDRAESLLLQLSRGTDLAGLGNLRWQRTLNATATNEIRLVRPLLHFSRDDTAAICQDLQLPIWTDPSNDDPRFDRNRIRQEVLPVLEALHPGCSRRMAELSERVSQLQDTQSALVTLSLDNLKRQDGALKRAPLQQLPGSARRLLLHGWLQAQGMPALSARQLEELSTAIGPSQPPGERHLTGGKRLHWCRDWVQLEDRN
- a CDS encoding ribonuclease J, whose translation is MTVTTAQTKQPTLRVIPLGGLHEIGKNTCVFEYGDDLMLVDAGLAFPSDGMHGVNVVLPDTSFLRENQKRIRGMIVTHGHEDHIGGIAHHLKHFNIPVIYGPRLALSMLTGKMDEAGVADRTTLQTVGPRDVVKVGQHFSVEFIRNTHSMADSFSLAISTPVGTIIFTGDFKFDHTPVDGEHFDLARLAHHGDKGVLCLFSDSTNAEVPGFCPPERSVFSNLDRHIAEADGRVIVTTFASSIHRVSMILELALKNGRKVGLLGRSMLNVIAKARELGYMRAPDELFVPIKQINNVSDRETLLLMTGSQGEPLAALSRISRGEHPQVRVKSSDTIIFSASPIPGNTISVVNTIDRLMMLGAKVVYGKGEGIHVSGHGFQEDQKLMLALTRPKFFVPVHGEHRMLVRHARTGHSMGVPENNTLIIDNGDVVELTADSITKSDPVKAGIELLDQSRNGIVDARVLKERQQLAEDGIVTILAAISTDGAMVAPPRVNLRGVVTTADARKMSLWTEREIKWVLENRWKQLTRNTGGKAPDVDWMGVQREVEVGLSRRMRRELQVEPLILCLVQPAPAGTPVYKGRADSEPDDRPAPRGRGGRHGGGHGAGRHGGGGRDRNREGTPARVITTARSAAVEAKSAVVKQPVAAASKAPAPAKEPAPAAPASAAPAVDQDMPAGRTRRRRSAAA
- the dapA gene encoding 4-hydroxy-tetrahydrodipicolinate synthase codes for the protein MSTAAELSPTPFGRLLTAMVTPFDAEGGVDLALAGRLARYLVDEGSEGLVVCGTTGESPTLSWSEQLKMFEAVRQAVGPGVHVLAGTGSNCTREAVEATREAAAAGANGALVVVPYYNKPPQDGMEAHFRAIAEAASDLPLMLYNIPGRTGCSMQPNSVARLMNCANVVSFKAASGTTEEVSQLRQACGHRLAIYSGDDALTLPMLSVGAVGVVSVASHLVGRRLRNMIEAYMAGQNAVALLHHEQLLPLFKALFATTNPIPVKAALQLDGWPVGAPRLPLVPLEPVMRAALSEALDALRQT
- a CDS encoding aspartate-semialdehyde dehydrogenase, which produces MTPVNQLPNRPLTVAVLGASGAVGQELLQLLQERNFPVAELRLLASARSAGQVCRWNGQTITVQEVSESSFKEVDLVLASAGGSVSRQWREAIVSAGAVMVDNSSAFRMEEGVPLVVPEVNPEAAAEHKGVIANPNCTTIILTLALAPLAAKRPMHRVVVSTYQSASGAGARAMEELKDLSRVVLDGGTPKSEVLPHSLAFNLFLHNSPLQSNSYCEEEMKMVHETRKIMGLPKLRFTATCVRVPVLRAHSEAVNVEFTEPFSVTEARELLAAAPGVELLEDPASNRFPMPTDVTGRDPVVVGRIRQDISEEKALEFWLCGDQIRKGAALNAIQIAELLLPAA
- the tig gene encoding trigger factor, giving the protein MSAASLKVSTSSRPGSRLAVEVAIPAERCEASYEEAIKRLSRSVNLPGFRKGKVPRTVLVQQLGALRIRATALETLVDSVWRDALEQETIEALGQPELSGGFDELLESFKPGEGLTLTLETDVAPTPKLKSTKGLKAEAEGVSYDPARVEEMLEDSRRQLATVVPVEGRKAEKGDIAVVGFKGIFSDDGSEIEGGSADSMDVDLEHGRMIPGFIEGVVGMAVGDSKTVDCTFPEDYPKEDARGRKASFDIELKDLKTRELPELNDEFAKQASEQESLADLRSDLEQRLKDDAERRARSNRHDALLAALVEQLDVELPESLIQQEVRNLVEQTAGQFAQQGMDVKSLFTPELVRNLMDSSRPEAEERLRRSLALTALAESEKLTVEDSDIDAKLEDVKQQLSGERDIDPQRLRQAVLDDLLQEKLLGWLEENSTITDKVPEDSGKDDKGAAKKAAAKSGKAATKKKTTKAKSAKTDGYGTEA